Proteins encoded together in one Planctopirus ephydatiae window:
- a CDS encoding VWA domain-containing protein — MWQQAQYLLMRLFPPARKPVTPWTVAPLLISMALTVGIVFWLEASRVLLLTRPWSLSLVLLSVWVWWLHMAGMPGLPWLRSWMALWVRLAMVGVLAFLLAEPRAVRENDRQSLMYVLDTSDSIGRSAKDQVLRYIAETVTKKPARDEAGLSVFGRNAAVELPPRTTFLAEALNTDIRGDATNIEQALSLSSAMLPDDQAGKIVLFSDGSQTEGSLDRILDELKSRKISVDVVPIEYDYEHEVWVERIDLPSNVKIGETYEAAVIVSALSAGQGKLVVRENGQPIVEETISYREGKTRLAVPLALRRPGYYEYTATIEPEAEADSLAQNNMAMGGIVVEGEGKILVVYDPTGNPLDWEPLVETLNKAKKQVDVMAGVDFPRDPSSLIPYDSILFVNVPANEFDGVQLQALKDSVFDLGTGFLMVGGPGSFGPGGYHRTAVEEILPVTMDITQKKVLPKGALAIILHTCEFPEGNTWGKRITKQAIKVLGEQDEVGVLAYDYNDGEKWIFELTPAGKYEELSLLINSAEIGDMPSFQQTMQLGIDGLEASDASSKHMIIISDGDPSPASPDLLKRFIDAKVTISTVAVFPHGDVDTPTMTSIAQITGGRYYKPTNPNQLPAIFIKESKTLRRSMLQNRDFFPEVASSSPVLKGISSLPELKGYVLTTAKPDAQVVLKVPPGSKEEESQLDPLLAIRQHGLGKTAAFTSELGKNWGKDWVAWGKYEDFLNQLTTDIARIRKDTQLRLSTYVEGAQGVVIVEDFAPEEGFLEISGRVGGPNDRSESLTFRQVGPRRYQALVPLWGQGRYYVSVAGAGTKIGVDGQPAERKESTFGGFVLAYSPEYLRFGSNRQLLEEIAQRTGGRVLTGDPESDELFPKEREPRQSSRPIFDWFLVALACLVPLDVGLRRIQWDWSVVEGWFRPRREVTSTMSTLLDQKKSGSQQTTTETGKPAAEVLSSRKTPPQRPPVIRKPPVTPPPSPSAKTPPTSDKTQTEKPSPGAAKSTYEKLLEIKRQQQKKDEPPA, encoded by the coding sequence ATGTGGCAACAAGCACAGTACCTGCTGATGCGACTTTTTCCACCGGCTCGCAAGCCAGTGACGCCTTGGACTGTTGCGCCATTACTCATTTCGATGGCCTTGACCGTGGGCATTGTCTTCTGGCTGGAGGCCAGTCGGGTGTTGCTATTGACCCGGCCATGGTCACTCTCGCTGGTGCTATTGAGTGTTTGGGTCTGGTGGCTGCACATGGCGGGGATGCCGGGCTTACCTTGGCTGCGATCCTGGATGGCACTGTGGGTTCGTCTGGCAATGGTCGGAGTTCTGGCATTTCTGCTGGCTGAACCCCGCGCTGTTCGTGAGAACGACCGACAATCACTGATGTATGTGCTGGATACGTCCGATTCGATCGGCCGCTCAGCCAAGGATCAGGTGCTGCGCTATATTGCAGAAACTGTCACAAAGAAACCGGCTCGCGATGAAGCCGGGCTGTCAGTCTTCGGGCGTAACGCGGCTGTGGAATTACCACCTCGTACCACGTTTCTGGCCGAGGCACTCAATACCGATATTCGTGGTGATGCCACCAATATCGAGCAGGCACTTTCCCTTTCAAGTGCCATGCTGCCGGATGATCAGGCGGGGAAGATTGTACTGTTTTCCGATGGATCTCAGACTGAAGGGAGTCTCGACCGGATTCTCGACGAACTGAAATCCCGCAAGATTTCTGTCGATGTGGTGCCTATTGAATATGACTACGAACATGAGGTCTGGGTCGAGCGAATTGATCTTCCGAGCAACGTCAAGATTGGCGAGACCTATGAAGCGGCGGTGATCGTCTCGGCCTTGTCGGCTGGTCAGGGCAAGCTGGTTGTTCGCGAGAACGGCCAGCCGATTGTGGAAGAAACGATTTCGTATCGCGAAGGGAAGACACGCCTGGCAGTCCCGCTCGCCTTACGCCGGCCCGGATACTATGAATATACCGCCACCATTGAACCCGAGGCAGAAGCTGACAGCCTGGCGCAAAACAATATGGCCATGGGTGGGATTGTCGTCGAAGGGGAGGGGAAAATCCTCGTTGTTTACGATCCCACGGGGAATCCACTCGATTGGGAACCACTGGTCGAAACTCTCAACAAGGCCAAAAAACAGGTCGATGTGATGGCTGGAGTCGACTTTCCGCGAGACCCTTCCTCACTGATTCCTTACGACTCGATCTTGTTTGTCAATGTCCCGGCCAATGAGTTCGATGGCGTTCAATTGCAGGCACTCAAGGACAGTGTTTTCGATCTGGGAACTGGCTTTCTGATGGTCGGTGGGCCAGGGAGCTTTGGCCCCGGGGGATATCACCGGACGGCTGTCGAAGAGATACTTCCCGTCACGATGGATATCACACAAAAGAAGGTGCTTCCTAAGGGAGCACTGGCCATCATTCTGCATACCTGTGAATTCCCGGAAGGAAATACCTGGGGCAAGCGAATCACCAAGCAGGCCATTAAGGTTCTGGGCGAACAGGATGAAGTGGGCGTTCTGGCCTATGACTACAACGATGGTGAGAAATGGATTTTTGAACTCACACCCGCAGGAAAGTACGAAGAGCTGTCGTTGCTGATTAACTCGGCCGAGATTGGTGATATGCCCAGTTTTCAGCAGACGATGCAACTGGGAATCGATGGACTCGAAGCGAGCGATGCTTCGTCGAAACACATGATCATCATCTCCGATGGAGATCCTTCACCAGCCTCGCCCGATCTACTGAAGCGATTCATTGACGCCAAAGTGACCATCAGTACCGTCGCTGTGTTTCCACACGGAGATGTCGATACGCCGACGATGACATCGATCGCACAAATTACTGGCGGGCGTTATTACAAGCCGACCAATCCGAATCAGCTACCAGCGATCTTCATCAAAGAATCGAAGACACTCCGCCGGTCGATGCTTCAAAACCGCGATTTCTTCCCGGAAGTTGCTTCGAGTTCGCCAGTTTTGAAAGGCATCAGTTCATTACCGGAGTTGAAAGGGTATGTACTCACGACCGCCAAGCCCGATGCTCAGGTTGTGCTCAAAGTTCCGCCCGGTTCGAAAGAGGAAGAGTCGCAGCTGGATCCACTTCTGGCGATTCGCCAGCACGGGTTAGGGAAGACGGCGGCTTTCACTTCGGAACTTGGCAAGAATTGGGGAAAGGACTGGGTGGCATGGGGCAAGTATGAGGATTTCCTCAATCAGCTCACCACGGATATCGCCCGCATCCGCAAAGACACACAACTCCGCTTGAGCACGTATGTCGAAGGAGCGCAGGGAGTCGTTATTGTCGAAGATTTTGCCCCGGAAGAGGGCTTTCTGGAAATCTCCGGACGCGTCGGTGGCCCGAATGATCGTTCGGAAAGCCTCACTTTCCGGCAGGTGGGGCCGCGTCGCTATCAGGCGCTGGTTCCGCTCTGGGGGCAAGGCCGCTACTACGTTTCGGTGGCAGGTGCGGGAACAAAAATCGGCGTGGACGGTCAACCGGCTGAGCGGAAGGAATCGACGTTTGGCGGATTCGTGCTGGCCTACTCGCCGGAATATCTGCGGTTTGGATCGAATCGCCAGTTACTCGAAGAGATTGCCCAAAGGACAGGTGGGCGCGTCTTGACGGGTGATCCAGAAAGTGACGAACTCTTCCCGAAAGAGCGCGAACCCCGCCAGAGTTCACGTCCAATTTTTGACTGGTTTCTTGTGGCGCTGGCCTGTCTTGTCCCCCTCGATGTCGGTTTGAGGCGCATTCAGTGGGATTGGTCTGTCGTGGAAGGCTGGTTCAGACCCCGCCGGGAAGTCACCTCGACCATGTCAACCTTGCTCGATCAGAAAAAGTCCGGTTCGCAGCAGACAACCACTGAGACCGGAAAACCTGCCGCTGAGGTATTGTCATCGCGGAAAACACCACCCCAGCGGCCACCCGTCATTCGCAAGCCACCGGTGACTCCACCGCCATCACCATCTGCAAAGACTCCCCCCACTTCAGATAAAACGCAGACCGAAAAGCCATCACCAGGTGCTGCCAAATCGACCTATGAAAAACTGCTCGAGATCAAGCGACAACAGCAGAAGAAAGACGAACCACCCGCGTAA
- a CDS encoding ATP-binding cassette domain-containing protein: MSAPSGLCQLDHVLALARTVPASARRERLETITTTIPCGLTAIMGPSGAGKTTLLNLLAGFEEPSSGKLLWNQTAHNQAIHEPLTLSIAWMPADFGLWPDLTIAEHLQATAPVGSSQAQVEDWISLFELHPAHRLPSQLSQGEQSRLSLARAVISKAPVLVLDEPCVHLQASLTHSLWKSLTGFWKEQQTNVIYSTHQPELVLGCADHLLILEEGKLVASGRPVDVYRSPETQEVAWMLGATNWFSKTEQSLWWSEELPHANIRPEQVEVLAASDSSIVMESLETVGPLSMLELRALREQATQPDARRMEDGPKTSRTLWVAGQRSFPPVGSRVRLRWLPLLLFIALLLNLSGCWKADEPRVAIAEETRWMLPADGPLVPAPRGLCVSSAGELLVLDTAGRVLVYDREHQLVRKWHMPEYSVGKAEGICVLNDGRIAVADTHYHRVVIFHPDGTLSHTFGQEGKGPAEFIYPVAITQDPEGFLYVCEYGSNDRCQKLTTEGQMVLEMGRFGLGPGEFQRPSGVVWSENRLYIVDAFNSRVQVFDAQTGKLLQNDFNQAELAYPYDIASGSREAGKAIDFWIVEYASGQVTRLSANGELLGRGFAAEPLRTPWGVCYDPEGRLYVADTGNRRIICWKISR; encoded by the coding sequence GGAAGACGACGCTATTGAATCTGCTGGCTGGCTTCGAAGAGCCGAGTTCCGGGAAGCTCCTCTGGAATCAAACGGCTCACAATCAAGCAATCCATGAACCCTTGACTCTGTCGATCGCCTGGATGCCTGCAGATTTCGGGCTCTGGCCCGACTTGACGATTGCCGAGCATTTGCAGGCCACAGCCCCAGTTGGTTCAAGCCAGGCACAGGTGGAAGACTGGATTTCACTGTTTGAACTCCACCCTGCACATCGGTTGCCCAGCCAGCTCTCGCAAGGCGAACAATCCCGGCTGAGCCTGGCGCGAGCCGTCATTTCGAAAGCACCGGTGCTTGTCCTCGATGAACCTTGCGTTCATCTGCAGGCGAGTCTGACACATTCACTCTGGAAGAGTTTGACTGGTTTTTGGAAGGAACAACAGACGAATGTGATCTACAGCACTCATCAGCCGGAACTCGTGCTGGGATGTGCCGATCATCTATTGATCCTCGAAGAGGGAAAATTGGTGGCCAGTGGTCGGCCTGTCGACGTTTACCGATCACCAGAGACGCAGGAAGTGGCCTGGATGCTGGGGGCGACCAATTGGTTCTCGAAGACAGAGCAATCACTCTGGTGGAGTGAAGAATTGCCCCATGCGAATATACGTCCTGAACAGGTCGAGGTTCTGGCAGCGAGCGATTCCTCCATTGTGATGGAGAGTCTGGAGACCGTCGGGCCGCTCTCTATGCTGGAACTGCGTGCTCTTCGAGAACAGGCAACCCAACCTGATGCCCGCAGAATGGAAGATGGCCCAAAAACATCAAGAACTCTGTGGGTTGCCGGGCAGCGAAGTTTTCCACCGGTTGGGAGCCGTGTGAGATTGCGGTGGCTGCCACTGCTGCTCTTCATTGCGCTGCTGCTCAACTTATCTGGTTGCTGGAAAGCTGATGAACCCCGGGTGGCCATCGCAGAGGAAACGCGCTGGATGCTCCCGGCCGATGGGCCACTTGTTCCCGCGCCACGCGGATTATGTGTTTCCTCCGCAGGGGAATTGCTGGTGCTCGATACAGCCGGCCGTGTGCTCGTGTATGACCGCGAGCATCAGCTCGTGCGGAAGTGGCACATGCCCGAGTATTCGGTCGGGAAAGCCGAAGGGATCTGTGTGCTGAATGACGGGCGGATTGCCGTCGCAGATACGCACTATCACCGAGTGGTGATTTTTCATCCCGATGGAACTCTCAGCCACACCTTTGGGCAGGAAGGGAAAGGGCCAGCGGAGTTCATTTATCCGGTGGCGATTACACAAGACCCGGAAGGCTTTCTGTATGTTTGCGAGTACGGCTCGAATGATCGCTGTCAGAAGCTGACAACCGAGGGCCAGATGGTGCTGGAAATGGGTCGGTTTGGTCTGGGGCCGGGAGAATTTCAAAGGCCCAGCGGTGTCGTCTGGTCAGAGAACCGACTCTACATTGTCGATGCCTTCAACAGTCGGGTGCAGGTCTTTGATGCACAGACGGGGAAGCTCCTGCAAAACGATTTTAACCAGGCCGAACTGGCTTATCCTTATGACATTGCCTCAGGTTCAAGAGAGGCAGGAAAAGCGATTGATTTCTGGATTGTCGAATATGCAAGCGGGCAGGTGACGAGGCTTTCCGCGAATGGTGAACTTCTGGGACGAGGTTTTGCTGCCGAACCACTGCGGACTCCCTGGGGAGTGTGTTACGATCCCGAGGGAAGGCTGTATGTGGCCGATACGGGAAATCGCCGGATTATCTGCTGGAAAATTTCTCGTTGA
- a CDS encoding class I SAM-dependent methyltransferase: MKILWHMIVRQGRGQTHEERLEDFYKGQASGYDSFRKRLLHGKKDLFDQLPAPPGGVWVDLGAGTGENAENWGERLNEFSNVYLVDLSSSLLKVAQARIEQRGWQNVKAIHHDATTFLPPEGMADVVTFSYSLTMIPDWHKAVDQAIRMLKPGGVLGIVDFYVSRKYPPEGNVRHVWSTRHFWQIWFATDNVFLSGDHLPYLQSHLETVVLSERRGKVPYMPFVRAPHYVYVGRKPVV, translated from the coding sequence ATGAAAATCCTCTGGCACATGATTGTGCGGCAAGGTCGCGGGCAGACACACGAAGAGCGGCTCGAAGATTTCTATAAAGGTCAGGCCTCTGGCTACGATTCTTTCCGCAAAAGATTGCTGCATGGCAAAAAGGATCTGTTCGACCAGTTACCTGCACCTCCCGGTGGTGTGTGGGTGGATCTGGGTGCAGGAACTGGAGAAAACGCCGAGAACTGGGGCGAGCGGCTTAACGAGTTTTCGAATGTCTACCTGGTCGATCTCTCCAGTTCGTTGCTTAAAGTCGCTCAGGCACGGATTGAGCAGCGCGGCTGGCAGAACGTCAAGGCGATTCATCACGACGCCACGACCTTTTTGCCACCAGAAGGCATGGCCGATGTGGTGACGTTTTCGTATTCGCTGACGATGATCCCGGATTGGCATAAGGCGGTCGATCAGGCCATTCGAATGCTGAAGCCGGGGGGGGTGCTGGGAATTGTCGATTTCTATGTCAGCCGCAAATATCCCCCCGAAGGGAATGTGCGTCATGTGTGGTCGACACGTCACTTCTGGCAGATCTGGTTTGCGACAGACAACGTCTTTCTTTCGGGCGATCATCTGCCCTACCTGCAAAGCCATCTGGAGACAGTCGTCCTCAGCGAGCGGCGTGGCAAAGTGCCTTACATGCCGTTTGTGAGAGCACCGCATTATGTCTATGTTGGTCGTAAGCCGGTGGTCTAA